Genomic window (Akkermansiaceae bacterium):
TCCGCCGCTTCGAATCCACCCCGCAATGCCGCACCGTAGCCCTTTTCACCCACTTTCACCACGCGGGCACCATGGGTCCGCGCGATTTCACGGGACTCATCCGTACTGCCATTGTCCGCCACCAGGATCTCGAACTTGATGGAGGCATCCCCCTCCAACGATTTCCTGACTTCCGTGATGCAATGAGCGAGGGTTTCCGCCTCATTCAGGCAGGGGAATAAGAACGTCAGATCCATAATATATAAGCCGGCACCGCTTCCAGGGACAAAAATCTAACGGAGAATCGTCGGCGTCACTTGCTTTTGACAAGGAGAATTGCAACCGCATCGACCGGACCCGGCGATTGCGTGTTGCACTTTCTTCACCAAATCCCTTTAATCCTGCTTGGAATTCCGCAAGATTCAGAATCATCCTCACTCCCGCCATGAAAAATCTCCCGCTCCTCGGTCTCACGAAGAAATTCGCCGGCATTTCGGTCATCGCCATCATGGCCATGGGGGCCGTCGGTTGTGTGTCCCAAAGCGAAAAGGACTTCCAAGCCCAGAACGGCTTCAAGCGCTCGGACTACTTCGGCGACAAAAACCTCAACTACGTGCCGCGTACCGTGAGAAAGATCAATGAGCCAAGATACACTCAGACCGGGGAAGAGAGTACCGCTGGTTTTGCATACAAATGATCCCTCCCGGCATCCGGGCTACCGGAGAAAGCGTCTTCCAGCGCGTGGATGAGGTTCACCGTCTCCCGCGCTGATACATAGTGCAGGCGCACTCCTGCGGGCAGGGAGCTTGCCAGCGCTTCATGGAAGCGACGGGCCGGCTCCCCGAAGAAGGCTGGCATGTTGTGCTCCACTCCGGCATGGGTATGGAGCTTCACGAACACCCAGTTCGGGCGATCCCGCACAGAGATCCCCTGTTCCCTCCACAGGTGGAACCTTTCAATGCCAGGGGGGTTCGCACCACTCAGTTCAGCGTTTTCCAAACGGGGGAGGAGGCCCCATTTCCGCTTCCGGAAATTCGGAGCCAGAGGCCCCTGGACACACAACAGGCGGTCGGATTCATTCCGGAGCGAAGCCGTGTTCCCCAACTGGGCATGAACTCCCCGGTCATGTGATTTGGGCAGGTCGGTCTGCCGGGCATAGTAAATGGAATTGACCATCCTGGTCTGGGCGGGATGAGGTGCGGAGGGCATGGTGAAATCCGCATAGCACCCGGCGGCCCGCAGCACTTCGAGTTCCCGGTGCACCCCGCAGTTGGCCCCGCATGGGTCGGAATTGTCCAACGCCCAGTTCCCATGGACGAACCCGAACCGGGCCGCACCATCCGGGCCGGTGCCCAACAGGCCATGGCTGCGGTAGCGGTCCACCCCTTCCTTCAGAACCGCCGCCAGATTGTCCGCATCATCATCGTGGTGATGCAACTGGAGTTCCACCTCGCTGCCCGTCTCCCGGCACAAGGCGGACAGACGGTCCAGCACTTCGCGGTCGTATTGCTCGATCGGATAAAAGAACGTCTGCTTCGGGGGGGCTCCGTCCACATCACGGAACTCCCTGATGAACCTGGGGAAGTCTTTCTGCCACTGATCCATTCTCCGGAGAGCTCCGTCACGGTCCGTGCGGTGGAACGGCTCGAAATGATCACAGACGCTGAGCATGACATCTGTCGGCAGATCCGGGTCCGCCGGTTCGGGGCGTCGGCACAGCCAGGGTAGCAACCACTTGTCAACGGCACGTATCATAACTTTTTCACCAGCCCACTGGTTTTCCCGCAGCCCGCATCCTGATGTATCGCAACAGCCCGAGGACGCACAGGTATTGCAGGTAAAGGAACCCACCGGGAATGCTGAAGATCTTCAGCCTGCGGAGGGACGATCCCATGCCCATGAAGGCGAACAGGTAGCAAACAAGCTGCAGCAGGAAGAGCGCCGGATAGATGCCTCCGGAGAGGGCCAACAAGGCATTGCCGGCGAAGCACACCAACAGCAGGAAAGGAACGGCGAGCCGCAGATACTTGTGCGACAACAACTGCCACCAAAGACGGTTGCGGAAAGGATGCAGCCATGCCGGGTAACGGAAAAGCATCTGGAAGTTCCCTGCCAGCGTCCGTGTCTTGCGCCGCCGCTCGTTGCCGGTGGTCAGTTCCTGGGGATCATAGGCGCGCGCTTCCGGCTGGAACAGGATGCGCCCGCCCGCCATCTGCGCCTGCATGGGCACCACGACATCATCCAACAGGGTATCCGGAGGCAACGGCAGATAGCAATCCGCCCGCAGCGCGTAGATGGCCCCGGTGCATCCGATGCAGGAGTCGATCTTCGATTCGGCCAACCTGATGAATTTCTCCAGCCGCCAATAAAGGTCGATTCCCTTTCCGGGACCGTCCTTCGTCTCCTTGATCTCCAGACTGCCGCTCACCGCGGCGACGGAGGGATCCGAAAATGGCATCACCAGCCGCCGGATCGCGGATGGATCGAACTCCTGCCTCACATCCGCGAAAATCAGGATGGCACCTTTCGCGGCGGCCACCCCTCGGTTGAGTCCTTCCGCCTTGCCGCATCGGGGGGATTCGATCGTCCTGCCACCCTCCCCCAAGAAACTCCGGCTCAGATCCGCGGTGGCATCCTCACACCCATCGCACACGACGATGATCTCAAGCTCACCTTGATAGTCGCTCTGCAGGAGATTCCGCAGCTTTCCGGAGATGCGCTTCTCTTCATTGTGGGCGATCATGACGACCGACACGAGAGGCCACTGCCCGCCGAAATCTCCGGAATGAACCTCCCTCCGCCGCAGACGGCAATAAATCCGGAGCAACGCTGGATACCCGATGTTGGCGTATGCGACCAGCAACAGGCTGAACCAGAAAAGAAACTCTAACATACTCCGGCACGGAAACACTTTCCCCGAACGCAGGCAGGGTGCCAAGCCCGCGCGGCGACTGTCAAGGGCCGGCGGGAATCATTCCTGCGGCTCCATGAGCAAGCGCACGCCGGAAAGCCGGAACTTCCTCGCAGGTTGGCCCACGCCGGTGAAAAGCACCACCCTCTTCAACCCACCGTCACCAGCCTCCGGCACCCAGTGGATCTTCAGAACCGCATTTCCCCGGGGAACCAGAACGGCCGCGTTCTTCCTGCTGCCCGTTGTGACGTCCACCCTGACCCCCAGTTCGAAAGATTCACCATCATTGGCTGTTTCGAATACCAGGCCGGAATATCCAGCCGTATCCACCCCGCGGGGGAACATGTAGCGCAGCCCTTCATAGTCGCCATGAGGCATCTCCACCTGTAGCCCGCCGGACTCCGTATCGACCACATGGAGACGGGTGCCTCCCTGCCCCTGCCACAGAGCGCCAGGAAAACCCCGATCCATCAACACCGGAAACACCTTGTGCTTGCCCGCAAAAATGGAGACTTCCCTCACCAAAGGAGCGGCCGCAAGCGCGAACATCCCCACGCCTGCAAGCAGCAACAACCGCCGGAGGGTCACCAAACGCGTGCCCGTCCCCCGCAACGACACCACACAGGCCAGCAGGATGCCCGCGAGGTCCGCACCGAAATCCCCAACCGATGGCGTCCGGCCGGTCAACCCCTGGAGGATTTCTGAAAGTCCCCCCAACAATGCGGCGGCAAAGGCGCAGATCCACAGCGACCGCCAGCGGGGAGGAACAGACCGTTGCAGCACGCGCAACAACAGCATCACGGCCATGAACAGCGGCACATGCAGGAGGTTCCGCACATCCTCCAGGATTGGCTCCGGTTCCGCCGGGCGGGGAAAAGGAACCAGCAGCAGGCACATCAGCCCGCCGAGCGCCAGAAGCGCGCGCTGGCGGAAAACGGCTGAAAATCCTCTTTCTCCCATACGGTTTGTCCGCCACATGATCCCCACCGATCACGGCAAAGCAAAAAAGAAAGTGCCGGGTCTTTCTTTCCAAAGTCACGGAAAGCGCCGGTTCGCCAGATGACAGGATGTTGACATTGACCACACTGGAGGCATCCCCCATCGTAAAAATTTAATGCAATCTGACACATCACCCAAAGAGCAACTCTCCATCAGCGTCTTCGGACTGGGTTATGTCGGCAGCGTCGTCGCGGCCCTTCTGGCCAGCCGGGGACACAAGGTCATCGGAGTGGATGTCATCCAGTCGAAAATCGACGCGATGAACGCGGGCGAAGCGACTTTCCACGAACCGGGACTGGCCGAACTCACCGCTGAGGCCCACCGCCTCGGTCGCCTGCACGCGACCACCAGCACCGCCGAGGCGATCAACGTGACTGACATTTCCCTGGTCTGCGTCGGCACGCCCTCCACCGCCGCCGGCTCTCTTGATCTCTCCTTTGTCGAAGAAGCGACCTGCAATATCGCGGCGGCCATCCGCGGCAAATCCACTCCCCACCACCTCATCTACCGGAGCACCATGCTGCCGGGCTCCACACGTGGGCTTGTGGACACCCACCTGAAGGATCTGGTGGCCGAACAGCGCCTCCAGGTTCTTTTCTACCCGGAGTTCCTCCGCCAGGGCTCAGCGGTGAGCGACATGGTCGAGCCGAGCCTTTCAGTCGTCGGCTCCTACGACCGCAACGACGATATCTCCCCGCTCCGGAGGATCTTCGACGCCTGCACGGAACAAACCGACCTGGAATCCGCGGAGTTGATCAAGTATGCGTGCAACGCGTTCCACGCTGCTAAAATCGCGTTCGCAAACGAGATCGGCCGGATCGGCAAAGGCATCGGAATCGATGCGGTGAACATCATGCGGGTGGTCTGCCAGGACACCCGGCTGAACATTTCCCCATACTACCTCCGGCCCGGCACCCCTTTCGGCGGCTCCTGCCTTCCGAAGGATGTAAGCGCGCTCAACCAGCTTTCGCGCTCCCATGCCCTCTCCACTCCCATGCTCGACAGCCTGCTCGCGAGCAACGAGGACCACATGGACCATCTCACGGAGATGGTGGAGACCGCCGGCAGCAGCCGCGTGCTGCTGCTGGGCCTTTCCTTCAAGGACCAGACGGACGATCTGCGAGGCAGCGCGGCGTTCGAACTCGCCACCCGGCTGCTGCTCAAGAACCACGACGTCGGCATCTACGATCCGTTGATCGTCCCCGCGAAGTTCACGGGTGCCATCGGCCGCATCGCGAGCCTCCGGCTGCCCAACCTCACCTCAATCCTGAAAAGCGACCTTGCGGCGGCACTGCGGGAGAAAGATACCATCGTCGTCTTCAATCGCTGTGCCAGCGTGGCCGATCTGGAGGAAAATCTCGCACCCCGTCACAAGATCATCGACGTCGCCTCCTGGCCGGAACTCGCCGATCTCCCGGGCTCCTATACCGGCATCTGTTGGTAACGGGCCCGCCACCGCCCGTGTTCGCACCGCTTCGATTGCCATCGCCGCCTTCCAGTGTTATCCAAGGCCCTCCAGCCACCTTCCACCATGGTCACAACAAGCCCGCGCCCACCCCATCCCAAGGGATATACGATCCTTGAATCAATCATCGTCCTGGGGATTCTCGTGATTCTATCCTGGGTGGCTTTCGCGCTGTACAAGCACGAAGAGAAGCCCGCGAAATCCACGGATCAAAATCCCCCCGCCATCTCCGCCGCCGCCGACGACAAACCCGTGGACCCTCCTCCCGCCGGAAGCGACGCACCAAAAGAGTGACTCCTGATCCGGCGGATATGAGGACGCTTGATTCATTTCTGGAGAGAGCCGGAAAGGCACTCCAGAGCGTTGAATCCCGCAGGCGGCTGTCACACCGCATCGGCCGGTATATCCGCCTCCTTCTCCGGATCCTGACCGTCGGCTATGCAGGATGCCTGGTTCTCCTGCCGGTGGCGGCCGCTTGGATCGGGGAGCGGAACATCACCCTCGCATTCCTGCTCTATCTTCCGCGGGCGATCATCCTGATACCGCTCCCCTTCCTTTTCATCGGCACGTTGCCTTTCAGTTGGAGGCTGGCCTTGCTCCAGTTGGCCGCCGCCGGATTCTTCCTGACCTATGGCATGGGCTACGAATGGAGGGGAAACACGGCGAAGCACTTCGACGGAACACATGATCCATCCCATCTGACGGTGGTTACCTGCAACTACGGCCAGAACGCGAACCAAAGCCTCCAACCGTTCAAGAACCTCATCAAACCGGACATTCTGGCCCTTCAGGAAACCGCCGGCCGGGCGAAACGATATCTCGCGGACCCGAACTACTCCGAGTTCAAGGATGGGATGAGCCTCGGTGAGCACACGTTTCTGAGCCGTTATCCCATCGTCTCCGGAGAACTGGTGAAACTGGAAGGAGGAGTCAAGGACGACATGCCCGCAGCACGGTTCGTGATCGATTTCGAAGGCCGGGAGGTGGTGGTCTATAGTGTCCATTTCCTCACCGTCCGGGACACGCTCACCCACTACCGGAAGGGAGCATTCCTTTACGGGATCCTGGGGATGATACCCGGCACGTCATTCCATCAGAAGAAGACATCCTATGAAGGCATGTGGCGGGAGCGCATACGCACGGCGGAGGCATTCAAGGAATTGACCGACCGCGAAACCTTGCCGGTGATCGTGTTGGGTGACTTCAACGCACCTGCGGGCGGATACATCCAGAGATCCCTGACCAAGGGGCTGCAAGACACCCACCAGGTGGCGGGAAGCGGCCTCGGCTACACCTTTCCGGGCACCACCCGCAATCCACTCAGCGGCGGCGGCCCATGGATGCGGATCGACTACATCCTCGCAAGCAGGCACTGGAACGTCACCGCCAGCCTGACGGAGGAAAAGCGCCCCTCCCAGCACCGCGCCGTTGCCACGAAGGTGAGACTGGACAAAACCACCGCGGAGTAGAAGCCCCTCCCTCTCCCTCCACAACAAGCTGCAAATTCTTCCCCGCAGCTTCTGTTTCCACCACAAAGGATCAGTGAGTCCAGCATGACCGGTGGCCCTATCCGACGATCATCCGTGCCTCGGCGGCATTGGCGATGAGCGCGAGAGGCGGCTCTGTCCCGGGATGTCTTTGCGGCCGCCGGAGGAACGTCCGCCCTCCTTGTGCCCACCCCAAAAAAAAGCGGGGCCGTCCTGATGAAGGACGACCCCGCCGGATCCTTTGGAACAGGCCGCTCTCAGCCCGTCAGTTCGGCGCCGAGCCGAGCAGGAAGATCCCCGACTTCGGCCCCGGAAGTCCGGACAGCGTCAGGTTGAACACAACCTCCCCGGAATCGTTGATCGCACGGCCATAACCGCCGGTCCCTCCTCCGGAGTTCACCGAGGTGCTGATCTTGATCCCCGCCACGATGTGCTTGGCACCCATCACCTCGAAGCTGTCGTTGCGGCGCATGGCCAGCAGCGGCGCGGGGTCCAGACCGTT
Coding sequences:
- a CDS encoding glycosyltransferase family 2 protein codes for the protein MLEFLFWFSLLLVAYANIGYPALLRIYCRLRRREVHSGDFGGQWPLVSVVMIAHNEEKRISGKLRNLLQSDYQGELEIIVVCDGCEDATADLSRSFLGEGGRTIESPRCGKAEGLNRGVAAAKGAILIFADVRQEFDPSAIRRLVMPFSDPSVAAVSGSLEIKETKDGPGKGIDLYWRLEKFIRLAESKIDSCIGCTGAIYALRADCYLPLPPDTLLDDVVVPMQAQMAGGRILFQPEARAYDPQELTTGNERRRKTRTLAGNFQMLFRYPAWLHPFRNRLWWQLLSHKYLRLAVPFLLLVCFAGNALLALSGGIYPALFLLQLVCYLFAFMGMGSSLRRLKIFSIPGGFLYLQYLCVLGLLRYIRMRAAGKPVGW
- a CDS encoding VanZ family protein; translation: MGERGFSAVFRQRALLALGGLMCLLLVPFPRPAEPEPILEDVRNLLHVPLFMAVMLLLRVLQRSVPPRWRSLWICAFAAALLGGLSEILQGLTGRTPSVGDFGADLAGILLACVVSLRGTGTRLVTLRRLLLLAGVGMFALAAAPLVREVSIFAGKHKVFPVLMDRGFPGALWQGQGGTRLHVVDTESGGLQVEMPHGDYEGLRYMFPRGVDTAGYSGLVFETANDGESFELGVRVDVTTGSRKNAAVLVPRGNAVLKIHWVPEAGDGGLKRVVLFTGVGQPARKFRLSGVRLLMEPQE
- a CDS encoding UDP-glucose/GDP-mannose dehydrogenase family protein codes for the protein MQSDTSPKEQLSISVFGLGYVGSVVAALLASRGHKVIGVDVIQSKIDAMNAGEATFHEPGLAELTAEAHRLGRLHATTSTAEAINVTDISLVCVGTPSTAAGSLDLSFVEEATCNIAAAIRGKSTPHHLIYRSTMLPGSTRGLVDTHLKDLVAEQRLQVLFYPEFLRQGSAVSDMVEPSLSVVGSYDRNDDISPLRRIFDACTEQTDLESAELIKYACNAFHAAKIAFANEIGRIGKGIGIDAVNIMRVVCQDTRLNISPYYLRPGTPFGGSCLPKDVSALNQLSRSHALSTPMLDSLLASNEDHMDHLTEMVETAGSSRVLLLGLSFKDQTDDLRGSAAFELATRLLLKNHDVGIYDPLIVPAKFTGAIGRIASLRLPNLTSILKSDLAAALREKDTIVVFNRCASVADLEENLAPRHKIIDVASWPELADLPGSYTGICW
- a CDS encoding endonuclease/exonuclease/phosphatase family protein; translated protein: MRTLDSFLERAGKALQSVESRRRLSHRIGRYIRLLLRILTVGYAGCLVLLPVAAAWIGERNITLAFLLYLPRAIILIPLPFLFIGTLPFSWRLALLQLAAAGFFLTYGMGYEWRGNTAKHFDGTHDPSHLTVVTCNYGQNANQSLQPFKNLIKPDILALQETAGRAKRYLADPNYSEFKDGMSLGEHTFLSRYPIVSGELVKLEGGVKDDMPAARFVIDFEGREVVVYSVHFLTVRDTLTHYRKGAFLYGILGMIPGTSFHQKKTSYEGMWRERIRTAEAFKELTDRETLPVIVLGDFNAPAGGYIQRSLTKGLQDTHQVAGSGLGYTFPGTTRNPLSGGGPWMRIDYILASRHWNVTASLTEEKRPSQHRAVATKVRLDKTTAE